GTGCAGCACCGCGTCGCCCAGAATATCGATCGCGACCGGCGCATGCTCCGCCGGGATATCGATGTAATACACCGTGCGCTCGAAGGACGTGTAGGCGTTGATGTAACCGCCGTGAGCCTGCACCTCGACCGAGATCTCGCGACCCGCCCGTCGCGTGGTGCCCTTGAAGAGCAAATGCTCGAGGTAGTGCGAAAGCCCCGCGCCCAATTGCTCCCCCTCGTGGATGCTGCCGGTCTTTACCCAAGTTTGCACCGAGGCCACGGTCGCAGCCGGATCGGGTTGGAGGATGAGCGTCAGGCCGTTCGGCAACACGCGGCGCACCGGCGCATCGCGCCAAAGGGCTCGCAGGAGCTTAAAATCGTTGGAAGCAGACATGTAAAAGAATGAGGGGGCTTCAGCACCGCTGGACCGCGGCGCTTAGTCATCGCACTAGGGCCTGCCCGGTGGTCGGGCGCAATCTTCGCGTCAATTCTCGCCAATTAGACCCACCACCACGTCCCGGTCGCTTCACGCGCCCAGCGGCTTCTTCGGCAGGAACGGCTCATCGAAGGCCTCGTCGAAGGTGTAGACCTCGGAGAAGTCCTCCCGACGGTCCTTCTCCGTTTTGCTGAAGACGTTGTATTCGATGAGGTTAAATACGATATCGCCGAAATGGGTGCATTTTTTGATGCCCCATTCATTGAGAACCGTGCGCGCCATCGGGCCATATTGGTCGAGCGCGTAGGCCCGCAAGCCCATCAGCAACTCCACCCCCGTGACGTGCAGAGAGCGACCAGCCCGCCGCGAATCGCTCTTCTTCAATTCCTTGACGGTGAAATCGAGGCCTTGTCGCACAAAATTGTAGGCCTGCTTTTGAAACCGATTATCTTCTTTGCAAATCAGTGTCACCACTTCACTAAAGTCTAAGTCTTGCATGATCTTGTGCTTATAAAACGGAACCTGCCCGCCAAGGCAACGGGTGCAACACCCTAGATTCGAACCTGTAAAAATGCCATGCAGGACAATGCATTTGTAAATAGAATGTAAAGCGATGCTCCTTGTTTACATTTTGCGTTACCTAACTGTAACTCTCTGTCAAAAGGACCACCGTAAACAATGATTGCCTCGACTCAAACCAATCACCCGCTTCCCACCAGCAACGACGACGAATCGCCGACCGCCGCTGCTCTCCAAGTGGCTTGCAATCGCCTGAAGAGCGCTGGCCTGCGCATCACCCAGCCGCGCATTGCGATCCTCGAAGCGCTCATCAAGCGCTCGCTGCCCGCCAGCATCGAGCAGATTCACGCCGAGCTGTCGCACACCGCCTGCGACCTCGTGACCGTGTATCGCTGCTTGGCGGCGTTTGAGGAGCTCGGCCTTGTGCGCCGCTGCTTCTTCCACAACGGGACCAGCCTCTACCAGATCGCGCTCGATGACACGCCGTCCTACCACGTGGTGGACAAGAGCAACAACTCCGTCAGCGAACTCGATTCCGACCTCGCCGTGGAACTCCGCGACGCCATGGAAGAAATCGAGAAGAAGCTCATCGCTCGTGGTTACACCAACGTGTCCCACATGATCGAGTTCTTCGCCCGCGCCCCCAAGCACCCGATCGATCGCGTGCAAAACGGCGCCGTCATGGCCGAGATCCGCTAAAGCGAGATTCGTCCTCTCTCCTATTTTCCGAGACCGCAGTTCTGGCCAACTGCGGTCTTTTTGTGCCCCAACCGGGACCGGGCCCGTCACAACGCGGTTCTGTGAACCACGAATAGACCTGAACGGCTCCAATACCGCTACGCCATCCCCCTCCCTGGATGAGCTACGTTTCAGTGCGTAGCCGGTAGGCGGCCTGTGCGCCGAAGCCTAGGCGAAGGAGTAAGCCATTCGTGTCCACTTGTGCGCCTCAGGCGCATCCGTGGTTAAAAAAACCTGCGTTGCCTATCAGCCTTCCAAGTAAGCCGCCAACTCCGACACCGTCAGGAACACACATCCCTGCCGCCGCAACTCCGCCAAGATCGCTGGCATCTGCTCCCGAGTCTCCCGCCGCCACTCGTGGAAATTGATCAACGTCCCATCGCGCACGTCGGTCGTCGCGTTACGCAGAATTGCCGCCGCATCCACCTCCGGGTTCCAATCATGTGACCAGACCTGGTGCGTGAACCCGAAGTCGCGAATCTCCGCCTCCGCCCAACCCGCCGCCTGCCGCGGGTCAGCCTCCGCATAGGGTTTCCAATACCACCGTGGCGCTACCCCAAGCTCGGCCGTCAGCACGCGCTGCGCTTCGACGATGTCTTCCCGCAGCTCCGCATCACTGCACTCGGCCGGGTGTCGATGCGCCAACGAGTGGTTCACCACCTCATGACCAGCCGCCAACATCGCCCGCGCTTCCTCCCGATGGGCCCGCACCTGCTTTGCAACATACGCCCAACTCACCTTTACATTCTCGGCCCCCCACAACGCCCGCCAAGCCGGACCGCAGACCTCGTCTGGCCCGTCGTCAAAAATCAACGCCACGTGTTTCCGACCGTCTGCTGCAGGTGTAGCCATCGTCGTCCTGACTTCCGTCGTAATCACCACGCTCGTCAACGTCGTGCGCACGACCGCGGCTTTTGCTCCGACGTCCCTTGCGCCTTCCTGCCCTCGGTTTATCGATGGGCCACCATGCCGAGAACCCCACTCCGCCGCTTCGCCCCCGTTGCCGCCCTGCTCCTGCTCTTCACCCTGCTCCTTGCCCCCGCCCGCGCCGCCCTCGAATCGGGCGAAGTCCATGTCTGGACCCAGCAGGAAATCCAACTAGAGGCCAACGGCACCTACGCCAATCCCTACACCGACGTCACCTGCTGGATCGACCTGCGTGGCCCCGATTTCGCCCAGCGCGTTTACGGCTTCTGGGACGGCGGCAATACCTTCCGCGTGCGCTTCGTCGCCACCACTCCCGGCGAATGGACCTGGACCACCGGCTCCAATCAACCCACCGACGACGGACTGAATTCCGGCCGCGGCAACCTGCGCGCCGTCGCATGGTCGACCGCCGAACACGACGCCAATCCCAATCGCCGCGGCTTCATCCGTGCCACCCCCAACGGTCGCGCGCTGCAATACGCCGACGGCACGCCCTTCTTCTGGCTCGGCGACACCTGGCTCGCCGCCTCCACCTGGCGCCTGCCCTACCGGGGCGAACGCGCCGCCCCCGACTACGAACCCGCCGCCGGCATCTCCTTTGAGGAGGCCGTGGCCTACCGCAAACGCCAGGGCTTCAACTCCGTTTCCTTCATCGCCGCCTTCCCCAACTGGGCGGCCGATCACCGCGGCGCCACCTACGCCAACGCCGACGGTGTCTACCTTCGCAACGCCTGGGAAAAGTTCGGCCATTGGGCCGCGCACGGTGAGATCAGCACCGCTGACGGTGCCATCACCACCGGCAAGGACATGCACGACGAGCACGGCAATCGCCCCTTCGCCATCCTCCCCAACCGCGAGGGTCTGGCCGACTTCGACTCCATCAACCCGGCCTACTTCCGCAGCCTCGACCGCAAGATGCAGCACCTCTCAGAGGAGGGTTTTGTGCCCTTCCTCGAAACCATCCGCCGCGACAACGCGCCGTCCTGGAAGGCTTACTTCGATTTCAACGCGTCCTACGCCCGCTTCGTCCAGTATCTGATTTCTCGATACGGCGCCTACAACATGGTCTTCAGCGGCATCCACCTCGATTGGATTCCCGAAAACTACAGCCTCACCGAACACGAGTTCAACGAGGCCCTCACCTACCACCATCAGCACTACGGTCCGCTGCCCTTCGGCCAGCCCTACACCACGCTCATCGACAGCACCACCTACCGTCGCTTCGGCCACGGCGACGACGCCCCCTGGCTCACCATGCACACTGTGGGCAACAAGCCGCGCAACCACGCCATCTACGCCTTTATCGAGGAGAGCTTCAACCTGCCCGATCCCTACCCGGTCGCCAACCTCGAGCCCTACTACACCGGCTGGAACCACTCAATCAACCGCCCCGGCGGCGAAACGCCCACGGCCGGCTCCGCCCGCGACATCTACTTCGCCCGCGCCCAGATGTATGGCTCCGTCCTCTCCGGCGGCCTCGCCGGTCACGTGCATGGCACCGCCGCCTACGACATCACCACCACCGGCGAACCCGAGGGCTGGCGCCCGCATATCTGGACCGCCCTGCGCTACGCCTCCGGCGCCCAGATGCAGCACCTGCGCGACTTCGTGCTCTCCCTCGGCCCCGCCTACCGCGACCTGCAACTCGCCAACGACGCCCTCGCCCCCCGCACCGCCCCCGGCGCCATCGACGACGGACTCGACGGCTGGTCCTTCGCCATGCGCACGCCCGACGCCGCCCACGCTTTGCTCTACTTCGAGCACCAAGCCGTGCCGACCACCCTCGCCGGCCTCACCGCCGACGCCGCCTACACGTGGACCTGGTTCAACCCGCGCACCGGCGCATGGCTCGACGCCCAAACCGTCACCACCGACGCCGCCGGCACCCTGCGCAGCCCGCCCTTCCCGAGTGACGCCGATTCGCCGATGACCGACTGGGCTGCGCGCCTGCAACGCACTGAGCGCTGAACAGTCAGCGCGCTTCGTCCCCATCACTCTCCGCCCCGCGTTGCCGTCCGGCCCCGCGAGCGCACCAATACCCCCTCACCCCTTGATGCCCCACCGCCTCTGCGCGGCGGCTTTGCTGTAGCCCCAAACCATCCCCGTGGCCAAATCCGCCTTCGCCCTCCTCCCCTTCGCCGCCTCTCTCCTCCTCGCTTCGCCGTCCGACCAGCACCGCACCTGGTCCGACTACGGCGGCGGTCACGACCAGTCCAAGTTCACCACCCTCAGCCAGATCACGCGCGAAAACGTGACCGATCTCGAGATCGCCTGGATGTATCCCACCGGCGACGAGCGTTCCTACCAGTTCAACCCCGTCGTCGCCCACGGCGTGATGTATGTCCTCGCCAAGGAAAACTCCCTCGTCGCGATCGATCTCGATACCGGTAAGGAAATCTGGATACACGCCCACCTCAGCGGCATCTCCCGCCGCGGCATCAGTTATTGGGAAAGCGAGGACGGCTCCGATCGCCGCCTGCTGTTCACCCTCAACAACACCCTGCAGGCCATCGATGCCCGCACCGGCAAATCAATCCTCAGCTTCGGCGACAACGGCATGGTTGACCTCCGTCGCAACATGCTCCGCGACCCCGCCACCGTTTACCGCGCCACCTCTAGCACGCCCGGCCGCGTTTTCGAGAATCTCATCATCCTCGGCTCCTCGCCCGGCGAGGGTTACCTGTCCGGCCCCGGCCACATCCGCGCCTACGATGTCGTCACCGGTGAATTCATGTGGCGCTTCAACACCATTCCCCAGCCCGGCGACTACGGCTACGAAACCTGGCCCAAGGAAGCCTACCGCTACGTCGGTGGCGTCAACGTCTGGGGCGAGATGTCCGTCGACGAGGCACGCGGCATCGTCTTCCTCCCGCTCGGCTCACCGTCCTACGATTTCTACGGGGCCGACCGCCTCGGCGAAAACCTCTTCGGCAACTGTCTTGTTGCCCTCGACGCCCGCACCGGCCGCCGCCTCTGGCATTTCCAAACCGTGCACCACGACCTCTGGGACTACGACCTCGTCTCCGCGCCCCAGCTCATCACCGTCGAACGCGACGGCGAGCGCATCGACGCGGTCGCCGCCGCCTCCAAACAAGGTTTCCTCTTCGTCTTCAACCGCGAGACCGGCGAACCTATTTTCCCCATCGAGGAAAAACCCTTCCCCGCCTCCGACATGCCGGGCGAAGAAGCCTGGCCCACCCAGCCCGTCCCCGCGCTGCCGCCCTACGCGCGCCAGATCATGACCGAGGACGACATCACGCCCGTGCTCATCACCCCGGCCGAGCGGGCCCACTGGCAGGAGCGCGTCGCCAAAGCCCGCAAGGGGCTCTACGTGCCACCCTCCCTCGATGAAGTCGTCTCCCTCCCCGGTGCCGTCGGTGGCGTCAACTGGGGCAACTCCGCCGCCCACCCCGAGGACGGCATCGTTTACCTGCTCAACCAGGATTTCCCGTCCTTCTACAAACTCGCCAAACGCCAGCCCGTGCGCCTGCGCAACCGCGCAGGCGACAGTGACGAAGAAACCGCCGCCGCCAAACTCCGCGGCGAAAAACTCTACGCCACCTACTGCGGTGCCTGCCACGGCCCCGACCGCGCCGGCTCCGATGTCGGTCCCTCGCTGCTCGCCGTCGGCAGCCAGATCAACCAAACCCAAGTTGCCCGCTCCATCATGTATGGCAGCGGTCGCATGCCCGCCCTGCCGCACTTCACCGACGAACAAATCGACGACGTTTACACCTACCTCGATGACGGCGTTTCCCCCTACGCCTCGCTCTTTGCGGCAGCGCAAAAAGAAGACCTACCCGAGGGCCCCGTAGTCGCCTCCGGCGGCGCCCCGCTCCCCGATGAAGAGGCCTTCGCCGGTGGCTTCCGTTTTAACCGCGGCGAAAACGACTATCCACCCGGCGTCGACGCCCCCGCCGATCGTTACTTCACCGACTACGGACTCGGCCACCCCTACATCATCACCCCACCCTGGTCGACCATCCTTGCCTACGACCTGAACAAGGGAGTGATCAAATGGCGCCAACCGCTTGGTCAGGATCGTGACGCCGCCGCCGCGGGCATGACCGGCACCGGCGTCCCGCGCGGTTCCCAACGCATGGGTATGATCGTAACGGATACAGGTCTCGTATTCTCCACCGCCAAAGACGGCCACGTTTACGCCTTCGACGCCGATAACGGTAAAGTCCTCTGGAAAGGCGCCCTGCCCATGGGCGCCGAAGGCCTGCCTGCCATGTATGAACACAACGGCCGCCAATACCTCGTCATCCCCGCCAGCACCCCGCTCACCTGGGGCCTCAAATCCCGCGAAAGCGGCATCGGCTCCACCGAGGAAAAAGGCCACGGCGGCTACGTCGCCTTCGCCCTCCCCGCACAGAACTGATTTCACACCAAGCCAGCAAAGAAAGCAAAGGCCTCCCTCCAGCCCGCTCCTTTTGTGAATTTTTGTGCCTCTTCGCGGCAATCCCCACTGCCTCTCAGCCCCCAGCCAGCCTCCTTTGCTCTCTTTGCGACCTTGGTGTAAAAACCCTCCCTGTCTCTCCGCTCTCTCCGCCTCCTCGCCGCCCCATGCTTCGTCGTCACTTCCTGTTCTCCACCGGCCTCGCCCTCACCGTCGGACTCACCACCCGCAGCTTCGCCCACACCCCGCTCAAGCACGGCAAACGCCTCGCCATGGGCACGGTCATCTTTCGTCACCGCTTCGCGCAGACGCGTTCCGACAACCTACCTCACCCCGGTTCGCCCCTCACCCTGCTCGATGTGCCGGAGTATTATCACCAGCGCTTCGGCCTCAGTCAGGTCGAGTATTGGAGCTACCACTTTGAGTCGCTCGAACCCGCCTACCTCGCCCGTCTGCGCGCCGCGCTCGATGCCGCCGGTTCGCGCCTGATCAACATCCAGATCGACACCGATTATAACCTCGCCGCCGAAAACCCGACCCGCCGCGCCGAGTCCATCGCCGAGGTCGAACGCTGGATCGACGCCGCCGTCGTGCTCGGCTCCCCCAGCGTGCGCGCCAACCCCGGCAACGGTCCCATCGAGCACGCCATCGCTTCCCTCCGCGAGATCAACACCTACGCCCAGGACCACCGCATCGTGCTCCTCAACGAAAACCACTTCGGCATCGAGATGGACCCGGATATTCACCTCCGCATCCGCGAAGAAGCCGGCCCCGAAAACCTCTACACCCTGCCCGACTTCGGCAACTACAGCGACGAAGCCCGCTTCGCCGCGCTGGAGAAGATCCTGCCCTACGCTTACCTCATTTCCGCCAAAGCCGTGCGCTTCGACGCCGAAGGCCACCACCAGCCCTACGACTTCGATCGCTGCGTGCAGATGGCCGAAGCCGCTGGCTTCAAAGGCATCTACTCCGTCGAGCAATGGGACCGCACCGACCACGACATGGACTACGAAAAAGTCGCCGACTGGCTCCTCACCCACGTCTCCCAAAACCTCCGCACCTAAGCCCCTCTTGTAGCGGTCCGCCTCGCCAGCCCCTCCCCTTCGCTTCGCTCTCTTTGCGGCCTTGGTGTAAAAAGAAAACCCCTGCCCCTCCTTTTCGTGACTTTTTGTGCCTCTTAGTGGCCATCCCATCCCTGCCTCACAGCCCACCTGCTCCGTGCTCTCCGTGCCTCCTCCGTGACCTCTGTGTCCAAACCAGCCCTGCCCCTCAGCCTGCCAGCCACCCCACTGCACCTCCTTCGCTACCTTGGTGTTAAGCCAAACTATCCCGCCTTCCGCACCGCAATCCGGCTCATCGCCGCCAGCACGACCACGCCACCCGCGACCATGCCAACGGTAAGCCGCTCGCCGTCCAACAACAGCAGCGATTCAAACACGCCCGCCAGCGGAATGAGGAACCGATAGGTCGCCAGCTCCGGCGCGGGGAAAAGCGTCGATAGGTGGTTCCACAACGCAAAGGCCGCCGCCGACACAAACGCCAGCCACGCCGTCCACGCCCACACGTAGGCGTCGAACCACGCCAACCCGCCCGCTTGCACCGCAGGCCAACCGAGCGCGAGCAACACCACGCCGCCCAGGAACAACGAATACCCCGTGCCGGCCCGCGCCCCCATCGTGCGCTTCACTCGCTGAAAGGCCAGTAGCCCCAGCGCCCCAAAAAAACTCGCGGCCAAGATCAACCCGCCCCCCAGCCGCGGACTGCCTTCCCCCACGCCCGGCGAATAGACCGCCATGGTCACGCCCAGCGCCCCCGCCGCCAGCACCAGCCACTGTCGTCGCGTCAGCCGCGGCGTCCCCAAAAACGGCGGCGCCAACAACACCCACCAGAAGCTCCCACTCGAAACCAGCAACGACGCCAGCGCCCCACTCGACAGGCTGAGCCCCATGTAGAAGCACACGTATTGTCCCACCGTCTGCGCCGCCGCCATCGCCAGAATCCAATACCGCGGCGTCTCCGCCCATTCTCGCAACGGTGCCCGCGCAAACAACAACAGCCCCAAACCCGCCACCGTAAAACGCACCCCGGCAAACAACGACCGCGTCGCAAAATCCGCCTCGATCCCCTGCGCCGCCCAGTGGTCGAAGACCAGCTTGATGCCTGGAAACGCCGACCCCCACAGCACCGCACACACCGCCACCAGGGCCAGCAGTTGCCACCGTGAACGCCGCTTGGCGCCATACTCAGGATCCATCACCGAAACCATTGCGTCACCACCACGCACATACGTCCCGCCACCGCCAGCCCGAAGCTGCGCGACCAGAGCCCCGTCACCCGGCGTCTCATCCTTCGCCCAGTCGGGCTTTACGCCTGCCTCCCCCCTACTCAATGTCGCGCCTTTCATGCCCCGTCCCCCCGCCCAGTCCCGCATCGGTTGGATCCCTAAACTCCTTCTCGTGGTGCTCGCGCCGCTGCTCTTCCTCAGCGCGCTTGAACTCTCCTTGCGACTGGGCGACTACGGCCGCGATCCGCACTTTTTTATCCCCGACGACTCCCCGGGCGCACCAGCCGATGCGTTCCGCAGCAACCCACGTTTCACCGAAAGTGTCTTCCCGGCTTCCTTCGGCCTCAAAGCGGTCAACCTGCGCCTCACCCGCACCAAACCCACTGGCACCAAACGCGTCTTCCTGCTCGGCGGTTCCGCCGCGATGGGGGTGCCGGAGGCCGGCTTCGGCCTCGCCCCGCAACTCGAAGCCGCCCTGTCCACCATGCTGCCCGGCGAACCCATCGAGGTGCACAACCTCGGCATCACCGCCATCAATTCCCACGTCGTCCTGCCCATCCTCCGCGAGGTGCTGGCCTTCGAACCCGATCTCCTCGTCATCTACCTCGGCAACAACGAGGTGGTCGGTCCCTACGGTCCGGGTTCGGCCATCACTGCCGCCACCCCGCCCCTGCCCCTTATCCGCGCCAGCCAACGCCTTCGAGCCACCCGCACCGGTCAACTGCTGGAGTCCCTCATCGGTCAGGTCAAAGGAGCCGCCGCCTCCGATCAACGGTCGTGGCGCGGCATGGAAATGTTTGCCCGCGAGGAAGTGCCCGCCGATGACCCGCGCCTCGCCACGGTCTACGCCAACTTCACCGCCAACCTGCACGACATGCTCGAACTCGCCGCCGCCGCCGAGGTCCCCGTCGTCGTATCCACCGTCGCGGTCAACCTGAGCGACTGCGCTCCGTTTGTGTCCCGCCCCGCCCCCGACGGACTCGACGCCGACACCCATTTTCACCGCGGCCGCGAACGGCTCGCCGCCGGCGACACCGCCGCCGCGACCACCCACTTCCGCACCGCCCTCCAATACGATGCCCTGCGCTTCCGCGCCGACGACCGCATCAACCAGATCATCCGCGACACGACCGCCGCCGCCCCCGGCGCTTACCTCGCCGACTCCGCCACCGCCCTAGGTCTCGGCGGTCGCCGCCACTTTTTCGAGCACGTTCACCTCACCTTCACCGGCAACCACGCCATCACCCGCGAGCTTGCGACCGTCGCCGCCCCCTTGCTCGCACCGCACGCCACGATCGGTCGCTTCCCCTCCATCGCCGACCTCGCCGCCGCGATCGGCTTCACCCCCGTCGGTCACCTGTCCCAGTGGCAGGTGATGAACGACCTCGTGACGCGCCCCCCCTTCACCGGCCAGTCAACCTACGCCGAAGACCGGACCTTCGCTCGCGCCGAAATCAACCGCCTGAACCACCTGCTCACCCCGGATGCCCTTTCCCGCGCCTCCGGCACCATCGAAGCCGCTCGTCTCGCCGATCCCGGTTCCGCCTTCCTTGCGTTCCACGCCGCCAAGCTCGCTGTTCAACTCGGCGACCGCGCCCGCGCCCTCCGCCTGCTCGACGCCCACGACGCCATCGTCCCGGCCAACGCCGAGTCCCGCGTGCTGCGCGCCTTTCTGCTCGCCGAGACCGGAGCCCCCCGGGCGGCAGTGGACCTCTTCCTCGCCGTGATCGAGGCCGAACCCTACTACCCGCAAACCTATCCGCTGCTCGCCTCCCTCTGGAGTGCCCTCGGCGACTTTGACACCGGCCGCACCGCCTTTGCCACATGGGTCGAAGCCATGCCCAACAACCGTGGCGTGCGCCTCGCCTACGCTCAATTGCTCGACGCCGCCGGTGACCGCTCCGCCGCCGTCACCCAGTGGCAAGCCGTGCTCGCCATCGTGCCCGACGACGAACGCGCCCTGCAACCGCTCCTGCAATACCACCTCGCCGCCGAGCGCTACGACGACGCCGTCGATCTGATGTTGGCCGCCCACGCCTACAACCCCCGCAACTTCACCAACAACGACCGTCTCGTGCAGGTGTATCAGTCGCGTGGTGACACCACCGCCACCCTGCGCTACATGCGCGACCTTATGGCCAGCGGTCCGGTCTCGACCGAACTCCGCCGCGACTACGAACGCCTCTCCGCCGCCGCCAACGCCGCTTCTTCCCGGTGAGAACTTACATACTCGGCCTCTCCGCCTTCTACCACGACTCCGCCGCCGCCCTCGTCGTCGACGGCGAGATCGTTGCCGCCGCCCAGGAGGAGCGTTTCACGCGCAAGAAACACGACGCCGGGTTCCCTCAGCACGCCATCGACTACTGCCTGCGCGAGGCCGGCATCACCGCCGCCGAGCTCGACCACGTCGCCTTCTACGAAAAACCCTTCCTGCGCTTTGAGCGCCTGCTCGAGACCTACCTCGCCGTCGCTCCGGCCGGCTTCGCCTCTTTCCTCAAGGCCATGCCGCAGTGGATCCACCAGAAACTGCAACTCCCCCGCGAGATGAACCGCGGCCTCGGCGGGCTCTACACCAAACCTTACGTCTTCACCGAGCACCACGAGTCCCACGCCGCCAGCGCCTTCTTTCCCTCGCCTTTTGCCGAAGCCGCCATCCTCACCATCGACGGCGTCGGCGAATGGGCCACCGCCAGCCTCGGCCACGGCGACGGCAACCGCATCACGCTCACCTCCGAGCTGCACTTCCCCCACTCGCTCGGCCTGCTGTATTCAGCTTTCACCTACTTCTGCGGCTTCCGGGTCAACTCCGGCGAATACAAACTCATGGGCCTGGCGCCCTACGGTGAGCCGCGCTACGCCGACACCATTCGCGACCACCTGCTGGACCTGCGCGACGACGGATCCTTCCGCCTCGACCAGAGTTATTTCAACTACTGCCAGGGCCTCACCATGACGTCCGACAAGTTCGCCAAGCTCTTCGGCGGACCGCCCCGGCGCCCCGAAGCCAAGCTGACCCAACGCGAACTCGACCTTGCCGCCTCCGTGCAGGTCGTCACCGAGGAGATCGTCCTGCGCATGGCCCGCCACCTCCATGCCACCACCGGCTCGCGCCACCTCTGCCTCGCCGGCGGCGTTGCCCTCAATTGCGTCGCCAACGGTCGCCTGCTGCGCGAATCCTCCTTCGAGCACATCTGGATCCAACCCGCCGCCGGCGACGCCGGTGGAGCCCTCGGCTCCGCGCTCTTCACCTGGCACCAACTT
This portion of the Actomonas aquatica genome encodes:
- a CDS encoding Minf_1886 family protein, encoding MQDLDFSEVVTLICKEDNRFQKQAYNFVRQGLDFTVKELKKSDSRRAGRSLHVTGVELLMGLRAYALDQYGPMARTVLNEWGIKKCTHFGDIVFNLIEYNVFSKTEKDRREDFSEVYTFDEAFDEPFLPKKPLGA
- a CDS encoding Fur family transcriptional regulator produces the protein MIASTQTNHPLPTSNDDESPTAAALQVACNRLKSAGLRITQPRIAILEALIKRSLPASIEQIHAELSHTACDLVTVYRCLAAFEELGLVRRCFFHNGTSLYQIALDDTPSYHVVDKSNNSVSELDSDLAVELRDAMEEIEKKLIARGYTNVSHMIEFFARAPKHPIDRVQNGAVMAEIR
- a CDS encoding polysaccharide deacetylase family protein, which gives rise to MATPAADGRKHVALIFDDGPDEVCGPAWRALWGAENVKVSWAYVAKQVRAHREEARAMLAAGHEVVNHSLAHRHPAECSDAELREDIVEAQRVLTAELGVAPRWYWKPYAEADPRQAAGWAEAEIRDFGFTHQVWSHDWNPEVDAAAILRNATTDVRDGTLINFHEWRRETREQMPAILAELRRQGCVFLTVSELAAYLEG
- a CDS encoding DUF5060 domain-containing protein, producing MPRTPLRRFAPVAALLLLFTLLLAPARAALESGEVHVWTQQEIQLEANGTYANPYTDVTCWIDLRGPDFAQRVYGFWDGGNTFRVRFVATTPGEWTWTTGSNQPTDDGLNSGRGNLRAVAWSTAEHDANPNRRGFIRATPNGRALQYADGTPFFWLGDTWLAASTWRLPYRGERAAPDYEPAAGISFEEAVAYRKRQGFNSVSFIAAFPNWAADHRGATYANADGVYLRNAWEKFGHWAAHGEISTADGAITTGKDMHDEHGNRPFAILPNREGLADFDSINPAYFRSLDRKMQHLSEEGFVPFLETIRRDNAPSWKAYFDFNASYARFVQYLISRYGAYNMVFSGIHLDWIPENYSLTEHEFNEALTYHHQHYGPLPFGQPYTTLIDSTTYRRFGHGDDAPWLTMHTVGNKPRNHAIYAFIEESFNLPDPYPVANLEPYYTGWNHSINRPGGETPTAGSARDIYFARAQMYGSVLSGGLAGHVHGTAAYDITTTGEPEGWRPHIWTALRYASGAQMQHLRDFVLSLGPAYRDLQLANDALAPRTAPGAIDDGLDGWSFAMRTPDAAHALLYFEHQAVPTTLAGLTADAAYTWTWFNPRTGAWLDAQTVTTDAAGTLRSPPFPSDADSPMTDWAARLQRTER
- a CDS encoding PQQ-binding-like beta-propeller repeat protein — protein: MAKSAFALLPFAASLLLASPSDQHRTWSDYGGGHDQSKFTTLSQITRENVTDLEIAWMYPTGDERSYQFNPVVAHGVMYVLAKENSLVAIDLDTGKEIWIHAHLSGISRRGISYWESEDGSDRRLLFTLNNTLQAIDARTGKSILSFGDNGMVDLRRNMLRDPATVYRATSSTPGRVFENLIILGSSPGEGYLSGPGHIRAYDVVTGEFMWRFNTIPQPGDYGYETWPKEAYRYVGGVNVWGEMSVDEARGIVFLPLGSPSYDFYGADRLGENLFGNCLVALDARTGRRLWHFQTVHHDLWDYDLVSAPQLITVERDGERIDAVAAASKQGFLFVFNRETGEPIFPIEEKPFPASDMPGEEAWPTQPVPALPPYARQIMTEDDITPVLITPAERAHWQERVAKARKGLYVPPSLDEVVSLPGAVGGVNWGNSAAHPEDGIVYLLNQDFPSFYKLAKRQPVRLRNRAGDSDEETAAAKLRGEKLYATYCGACHGPDRAGSDVGPSLLAVGSQINQTQVARSIMYGSGRMPALPHFTDEQIDDVYTYLDDGVSPYASLFAAAQKEDLPEGPVVASGGAPLPDEEAFAGGFRFNRGENDYPPGVDAPADRYFTDYGLGHPYIITPPWSTILAYDLNKGVIKWRQPLGQDRDAAAAGMTGTGVPRGSQRMGMIVTDTGLVFSTAKDGHVYAFDADNGKVLWKGALPMGAEGLPAMYEHNGRQYLVIPASTPLTWGLKSRESGIGSTEEKGHGGYVAFALPAQN
- a CDS encoding sugar phosphate isomerase/epimerase family protein, encoding MLRRHFLFSTGLALTVGLTTRSFAHTPLKHGKRLAMGTVIFRHRFAQTRSDNLPHPGSPLTLLDVPEYYHQRFGLSQVEYWSYHFESLEPAYLARLRAALDAAGSRLINIQIDTDYNLAAENPTRRAESIAEVERWIDAAVVLGSPSVRANPGNGPIEHAIASLREINTYAQDHRIVLLNENHFGIEMDPDIHLRIREEAGPENLYTLPDFGNYSDEARFAALEKILPYAYLISAKAVRFDAEGHHQPYDFDRCVQMAEAAGFKGIYSVEQWDRTDHDMDYEKVADWLLTHVSQNLRT
- a CDS encoding DMT family transporter → MVSVMDPEYGAKRRSRWQLLALVAVCAVLWGSAFPGIKLVFDHWAAQGIEADFATRSLFAGVRFTVAGLGLLLFARAPLREWAETPRYWILAMAAAQTVGQYVCFYMGLSLSSGALASLLVSSGSFWWVLLAPPFLGTPRLTRRQWLVLAAGALGVTMAVYSPGVGEGSPRLGGGLILAASFFGALGLLAFQRVKRTMGARAGTGYSLFLGGVVLLALGWPAVQAGGLAWFDAYVWAWTAWLAFVSAAAFALWNHLSTLFPAPELATYRFLIPLAGVFESLLLLDGERLTVGMVAGGVVVLAAMSRIAVRKAG
- a CDS encoding carbamoyltransferase: MRTYILGLSAFYHDSAAALVVDGEIVAAAQEERFTRKKHDAGFPQHAIDYCLREAGITAAELDHVAFYEKPFLRFERLLETYLAVAPAGFASFLKAMPQWIHQKLQLPREMNRGLGGLYTKPYVFTEHHESHAASAFFPSPFAEAAILTIDGVGEWATASLGHGDGNRITLTSELHFPHSLGLLYSAFTYFCGFRVNSGEYKLMGLAPYGEPRYADTIRDHLLDLRDDGSFRLDQSYFNYCQGLTMTSDKFAKLFGGPPRRPEAKLTQRELDLAASVQVVTEEIVLRMARHLHATTGSRHLCLAGGVALNCVANGRLLRESSFEHIWIQPAAGDAGGALGSALFTWHQLLEKPRTHRTPDAQHASLLGPAITTTDIEATIARHQAVAEHLPDESALLQRVAELLDEGQVVGWVQGRMEFGPRALGSRSILGDARDTRMQSTMNLKIKFRESFRPFAPLVRRENASDYFEISPEHDSPYMLIVAPVREEHRREVTTDPREGVERVNEVRSTVPAITHVDYSARIQTVDTERSPRLHRLLTTFAERTGCPVLINTSFNIRGEPIVCTAEDAYRCFLATGMDALVINDHLFLKDAQPETAVDERTAYLARFGND